From a region of the Arenicella xantha genome:
- a CDS encoding DUF58 domain-containing protein: MRLPEFLSVRPSQRLLQVLAVAAVLGLCLGGLRVAAPESETVEFLVGLWWWLLAAFGAIAIWDALSPEASDQYRVRRVLPNSLSLNRSQTIAFEFENLSNRPLKVSLSDGIPEQLISSAFPLTQTVAVDQNGRYEYSVIAKRRGLAEFEPAFVLIESRLGFWEHLRRLGGSPSIKVYPDFTAVSNSFVFGVEQAMRNMGAHIAKRKGDGMEFNQLRDFREGDTLKQVDWKATAKLGSPISREYQEEKDQNIVFLLDCSRRMRAMENNLSYFDYALNALLMSSYIALDKGDAVGVMSFSGEPSWLPPIKGKTSINVLLNHLYALTTSTESSDYVTAAENLLLKQRKRSLIIVITNVRDEDSADLQKAVSILSRQHLVMIVALQERLLENADRMELSSRDDTLLYAGIKHFERNRKQMLALLKAQGVSVVDATHKNIHVQLVSEYLRLKQYGRI; this comes from the coding sequence GTGAGACTGCCTGAGTTTCTGTCTGTCCGACCTAGCCAACGCTTATTACAAGTATTGGCTGTTGCTGCTGTATTGGGATTGTGTCTCGGTGGGCTGCGTGTGGCTGCGCCGGAGTCAGAGACGGTCGAATTTTTGGTAGGTTTGTGGTGGTGGTTGTTAGCGGCGTTTGGAGCTATAGCAATATGGGACGCGCTGAGCCCTGAAGCGAGCGACCAGTATCGTGTTCGTCGAGTGTTACCGAACTCTTTGTCATTGAATCGGTCGCAGACGATTGCGTTTGAATTTGAAAACCTGTCGAATCGGCCGCTCAAAGTGAGTTTGAGCGATGGAATTCCTGAGCAGCTGATTAGTTCGGCGTTCCCCTTAACACAAACCGTGGCGGTCGATCAGAATGGGCGTTATGAGTATTCGGTCATTGCTAAACGTCGCGGCTTGGCCGAGTTTGAACCAGCTTTTGTGTTAATCGAGTCACGGCTTGGTTTCTGGGAGCATTTACGCCGTTTAGGCGGTTCGCCAAGTATTAAGGTGTATCCCGATTTCACTGCAGTGTCGAATAGTTTTGTGTTTGGTGTTGAGCAAGCGATGCGCAATATGGGGGCGCATATTGCCAAACGCAAAGGTGATGGCATGGAGTTTAACCAACTGCGTGATTTTCGCGAGGGCGACACTCTCAAGCAGGTAGATTGGAAAGCGACGGCAAAGTTAGGGTCTCCGATCTCCCGAGAGTACCAAGAAGAGAAAGATCAGAATATTGTATTTTTGTTGGATTGTAGTCGGCGGATGCGTGCCATGGAGAACAATCTGAGCTACTTCGACTATGCGCTAAACGCGTTATTGATGAGTAGCTACATAGCCTTAGACAAGGGCGATGCAGTTGGTGTTATGAGTTTCTCTGGAGAGCCTAGTTGGTTACCACCGATTAAGGGTAAAACCAGCATCAATGTTCTGCTAAACCACTTATACGCACTCACCACCTCAACCGAGAGTAGTGATTACGTCACGGCGGCTGAGAATTTATTACTTAAGCAGCGTAAACGTTCGCTGATTATTGTAATTACCAACGTGCGTGACGAAGACAGTGCTGATTTACAAAAAGCGGTGTCGATATTATCGCGTCAGCATTTGGTGATGATCGTGGCATTGCAGGAACGCCTGCTGGAAAACGCCGACCGTATGGAATTAAGTTCGCGTGATGACACATTGCTCTATGCGGGCATCAAACATTTCGAGCGTAATCGTAAACAAATGTTGGCGCTGCTTAAGGCGCAAGGTGTTTCGGTGGTTGATGCAACCCACAAAAACATCCATGTCCAGCTTGTCTCTGAGTACCTAAGACTGAAGCAATACGGGCGTATCTAA
- a CDS encoding cryptochrome/photolyase family protein yields the protein MKTLVWFREDLRLHDNPALYYAARSGEVMPVFIYPSTLGEASYWWLHHSLLALSDDLAKHGVTLTLATGDPASILAELALKHSADKVVWNRVYSPDGIQTGKAVKTSLQASNIACDSYNGQLLIEPTTILTKQGTPFKVFTPFWRNCMAQLDPPEPLGLPTLNCWHDDIGSETLSDWGLLPSQPDWSGGLAERWQPGESGAQARWERFLEEGIQRYKNGRDIPSRTDTSMLSPHLAFGEISVRQLWFDIQQAMADGSVSHEDGMKYLSELGWREFSRYLLVHFPHVLKEPFNARFTEFPWDGQSQQIDAWKQGKTGYPIVDAGMRELWHTGFMHNRVRMICASFLTKHLRTHWQVGADWFWDTLVDADIANNTASWQWVAGCGADAAPYFRIFNPILQGEKFDKQGDYIKHWVPELEQLGPRYLNKPWEADTKTLLEAGITLGDNYPFPIVEHKAARIDALAAYQAIKNA from the coding sequence ATGAAAACACTAGTTTGGTTCCGCGAAGATCTTCGCTTACATGACAATCCCGCGCTGTATTACGCTGCTCGCAGTGGCGAGGTGATGCCGGTCTTTATTTACCCATCAACTCTGGGGGAGGCTAGCTATTGGTGGCTGCATCATAGTCTGCTGGCGCTGTCTGATGATCTCGCAAAACATGGCGTAACATTGACGCTCGCTACTGGCGACCCGGCATCGATCCTTGCTGAGTTGGCGCTAAAGCACAGTGCTGACAAAGTGGTGTGGAATCGAGTCTACTCTCCTGATGGTATTCAAACTGGTAAAGCGGTTAAAACGAGTTTGCAAGCGTCCAACATTGCGTGCGACTCCTACAATGGGCAACTGCTGATCGAACCGACTACTATTCTGACCAAGCAAGGCACACCGTTTAAGGTGTTTACACCGTTTTGGCGCAATTGTATGGCGCAACTTGATCCGCCCGAGCCACTGGGTTTGCCGACCTTAAATTGTTGGCATGACGACATCGGTTCAGAGACCTTGTCGGACTGGGGGCTATTGCCCTCACAACCGGATTGGTCCGGTGGTTTGGCGGAGCGGTGGCAGCCCGGTGAGTCTGGCGCGCAAGCTCGATGGGAGCGCTTTTTAGAAGAGGGCATTCAGCGTTATAAAAACGGTCGAGATATTCCTAGTAGGACCGATACCTCTATGCTATCTCCACACTTAGCGTTTGGCGAGATTAGTGTGCGTCAATTGTGGTTTGATATCCAACAGGCGATGGCCGATGGTTCTGTTAGTCATGAAGATGGTATGAAGTATCTATCTGAGCTTGGTTGGCGTGAGTTTAGTCGTTACCTATTAGTACATTTTCCGCATGTGCTTAAGGAGCCTTTTAACGCACGATTTACGGAGTTTCCGTGGGACGGACAAAGTCAGCAGATTGATGCATGGAAGCAAGGTAAAACAGGTTACCCAATTGTTGATGCTGGTATGCGTGAGTTATGGCATACCGGGTTTATGCATAACCGCGTTCGCATGATTTGCGCGTCGTTTTTAACCAAACATTTACGGACTCATTGGCAAGTAGGGGCTGATTGGTTTTGGGATACTTTGGTCGATGCCGATATTGCTAATAATACCGCAAGCTGGCAATGGGTTGCTGGTTGTGGTGCCGATGCAGCACCTTACTTTCGGATATTCAATCCGATCTTGCAAGGTGAGAAGTTTGATAAGCAAGGTGACTACATAAAACACTGGGTTCCAGAACTAGAACAGTTAGGACCACGTTACCTGAATAAGCCATGGGAAGCGGACACTAAGACATTGTTGGAGGCTGGTATTACATTGGGCGATAACTATCCATTCCCCATCGTTGAACACAAGGCCGCGCGGATTGATGCGTTGGCCGCTTACCAAGCGATAAAAAATGCATAA
- a CDS encoding glutathione peroxidase: MSNPVSPNADMVGKAVPSVVFPFRENDQWVTASSDDLFAGKTVVLFSLPGAFTPTCSSAHLPRYNELAGTFAKNGVDSIICMSVNDTFVMNAWKEDQEAENITVIPDGNGEFTAGMGMLVDKGEIGFGKRSWRYSMLVKNGIIEKMFVEPDVPGDPFEVSDADTMLNYINPNAAKPSSVAMITKPGCPHCSRAKTLLSEHGIAYEEIVLGKDATSVSVKAISGNATVPQIFFDGKNIGGSDDLAAFLTNQK, from the coding sequence ATGTCAAACCCTGTGAGCCCGAACGCTGATATGGTGGGAAAAGCTGTTCCTTCTGTGGTTTTTCCTTTCAGAGAAAATGACCAATGGGTAACTGCCAGCAGTGACGACCTGTTCGCTGGAAAAACGGTAGTGTTATTCTCGCTGCCTGGTGCGTTCACACCAACCTGTTCCTCAGCTCACTTACCACGTTACAACGAGTTGGCTGGCACCTTCGCGAAAAACGGCGTCGACAGCATTATTTGCATGAGCGTTAATGATACGTTCGTAATGAATGCCTGGAAGGAAGACCAAGAAGCCGAGAATATTACGGTGATTCCAGACGGCAACGGCGAGTTCACGGCAGGCATGGGAATGCTGGTGGATAAAGGTGAAATTGGCTTCGGAAAGCGGTCGTGGCGTTATTCTATGTTGGTTAAGAATGGAATAATCGAGAAAATGTTTGTAGAACCGGATGTGCCTGGTGATCCATTTGAAGTGTCGGATGCTGATACGATGTTGAATTACATCAATCCCAATGCAGCTAAACCGTCTTCAGTTGCGATGATTACTAAGCCGGGTTGCCCGCATTGCTCGCGTGCTAAAACATTGTTAAGTGAGCATGGAATCGCCTATGAAGAAATCGTGTTAGGTAAAGATGCAACGTCGGTCAGTGTTAAAGCAATCTCGGGTAATGCTACGGTTCCGCAAATCTTTTTCGACGGGAAAAACATTGGTGGTTCCGACGATTTAGCCGCGTTTTTGACTAATCAAAAATAG
- a CDS encoding DUF3820 family protein yields the protein MESDSLSSMLGFSQSDLIKLATWSMPFGKYAGRALIDLPEAYLFWFHKNSFPEGELGKLMKLCLELKIEGLDGLIKPLKSRVASDGDIG from the coding sequence ATGGAAAGTGACTCCTTATCCAGTATGCTCGGGTTTTCACAATCTGACCTGATTAAGCTTGCTACTTGGTCAATGCCATTTGGTAAATACGCTGGTCGGGCATTGATTGACTTGCCTGAAGCCTATTTGTTTTGGTTTCACAAGAATAGTTTTCCGGAAGGTGAACTAGGCAAGCTGATGAAGCTTTGCTTGGAGCTTAAAATAGAAGGTTTGGATGGTTTGATTAAGCCTCTTAAGTCACGAGTGGCGAGCGATGGCGACATCGGTTAA
- a CDS encoding LysR substrate-binding domain-containing protein: MNIRDFEYLVAVHELLNFSKAAERCHVSQPTLSGQLKKLEEELGTPLIERSTRQVMFTAIGEEVVAQARQLLQMVEQIRVTAKQADDPMLGEFRIGLIPTVGPFLLPIVMPLLSREFPQATIYLYELTTEQLIERLLRGELDAVILARLEWSYPVTEILLYNETMKLAVSAHDKLAANSSPVTKSVLDGRSVLMLEDGHCLRDQALGVCFAAGADEDKRFQATSLDTLLHMVGAGVGITLVPDLASRSDLANIKVLDFEEPQPTRDIVMLVRKRITRPVALHAIADVIRAGIKPLLTI; the protein is encoded by the coding sequence ATGAATATCCGGGATTTTGAATACCTAGTTGCGGTGCATGAGTTACTGAACTTTAGTAAGGCCGCAGAGCGCTGTCATGTTAGCCAGCCAACCCTGAGTGGGCAGTTAAAAAAACTCGAGGAAGAGCTAGGTACGCCTTTAATAGAACGTTCAACACGGCAAGTCATGTTTACTGCGATTGGCGAGGAAGTGGTGGCTCAAGCTCGCCAGCTATTGCAGATGGTCGAGCAGATCCGTGTCACCGCCAAGCAAGCTGACGATCCCATGCTCGGGGAGTTTCGCATTGGTTTAATTCCAACTGTTGGTCCGTTCTTATTACCGATTGTCATGCCGCTGCTGAGTAGGGAGTTCCCGCAGGCGACGATTTACTTATACGAGCTGACGACTGAGCAGTTGATTGAGAGGTTATTAAGAGGTGAGTTGGATGCTGTGATACTGGCGCGTTTGGAATGGTCGTATCCCGTCACTGAAATATTGCTGTATAACGAGACTATGAAGCTCGCAGTATCCGCGCACGATAAATTAGCAGCGAATAGTTCCCCCGTGACTAAATCGGTGCTCGACGGACGTTCGGTACTAATGCTGGAAGATGGTCATTGTCTGCGTGATCAAGCTTTAGGTGTCTGTTTTGCTGCCGGAGCGGATGAGGATAAGCGTTTTCAAGCGACAAGTTTGGATACTTTGTTGCATATGGTCGGGGCTGGTGTGGGCATTACTTTAGTGCCGGATCTGGCAAGCCGAAGCGATCTCGCGAATATTAAAGTACTCGATTTTGAGGAGCCGCAGCCGACCAGAGATATTGTTATGTTGGTACGCAAGCGGATTACTCGACCTGTTGCGTTACATGCTATCGCCGATGTAATTCGGGCCGGGATCAAGCCGTTGCTAACTATTTAG
- a CDS encoding thiol-disulfide oxidoreductase DCC family protein, whose product MSRSTETSPVDTLFYDGACALCSTEIRHLNRLKDSTLQLIDIHAMAATDFPASVNKLELMTRLHLRSADGLWLTGLDATVRAWQHTKFGWLLLPLRWPIFKQISDWCYNRWANNRACKIG is encoded by the coding sequence ATGAGCAGAAGCACCGAAACCTCACCGGTCGACACACTATTTTATGACGGAGCCTGCGCGCTGTGCAGTACGGAAATTAGGCACCTAAATAGGCTAAAGGACTCTACTCTACAGCTAATTGATATTCACGCCATGGCAGCGACTGATTTCCCAGCATCAGTAAACAAACTCGAACTTATGACTCGCCTGCATTTACGCTCAGCCGATGGACTGTGGCTTACCGGCTTAGACGCAACCGTGAGAGCTTGGCAACACACTAAGTTCGGCTGGCTATTACTACCGCTGCGTTGGCCAATATTCAAGCAGATTAGTGACTGGTGCTACAACCGCTGGGCAAACAACCGAGCATGCAAAATCGGGTAA
- a CDS encoding sodium-dependent transporter, translated as MSNQREQFRSRLGFILAAAGSAVGIGNLVGFPVNAAKSGGAAFLLIYAAFVVVICLPVMMAEMALGRKTQRNPLGAYQAVAGKGSLWRFGGWLALITPFMIAVFYQVLTVWLLGYFIGAVSGNLEAMAAPGYFGEFINANGVFIYLVILTMVVGIILNSGVQNGIERLAKILMPSLFVMLIVLTIFVLTLPNALVGVKYYLVPDFSKINLEVVNLALSQAFFSLSLGMGILITYGSYVSSKESVAGGAKMVAAVDTSVAFFAGLLILPAIFVFNPDTDTAELSSSSVSLVFSFLPKIFLSLQALVGYVGASLFASAFFLLVFFAALTSQVSILQVPISAFQDELKFSRFKSVLALGLCAGLLVIASTVSFGMSSFFTEFVSYAGQTKSFFDVIIDIFYETILPLNGFIICLFVVYKWRRSDFNDEMSIGDEAFDKSLTKKYVNLALGTFVPAILLFVFVSTVLLKFFGVSVI; from the coding sequence ATGAGTAATCAGCGCGAACAATTTCGCTCCCGTCTGGGATTTATTCTAGCGGCGGCAGGGTCAGCCGTTGGTATCGGTAATTTGGTTGGCTTTCCGGTGAATGCGGCAAAGAGTGGAGGCGCTGCTTTTTTGCTCATTTATGCTGCATTTGTGGTAGTGATTTGTCTGCCAGTGATGATGGCGGAAATGGCGCTCGGTCGAAAAACTCAACGCAATCCCTTAGGTGCTTACCAAGCGGTGGCTGGCAAAGGTTCTTTGTGGCGATTTGGTGGTTGGTTGGCGCTTATTACACCGTTCATGATCGCGGTGTTTTACCAAGTGCTGACCGTGTGGTTGCTCGGGTACTTTATTGGCGCGGTATCGGGTAATCTCGAAGCCATGGCGGCACCGGGGTATTTTGGTGAGTTTATTAATGCTAATGGTGTCTTCATCTACTTAGTAATACTGACTATGGTGGTGGGTATTATTTTGAATTCGGGTGTGCAAAATGGCATTGAGCGATTAGCTAAAATTTTGATGCCGTCGTTGTTTGTTATGCTGATTGTTCTGACTATCTTTGTGCTAACCCTGCCGAACGCGCTGGTTGGCGTGAAATATTATCTGGTGCCTGATTTCAGTAAGATAAATTTAGAGGTCGTTAACTTGGCACTTAGCCAAGCGTTTTTCTCGCTGTCGTTGGGTATGGGTATTTTGATTACCTATGGTTCCTATGTCAGTAGCAAAGAGAGTGTTGCCGGCGGTGCTAAAATGGTAGCGGCGGTCGACACGTCGGTGGCATTCTTCGCCGGATTATTAATATTGCCAGCGATTTTTGTATTCAACCCCGATACCGATACAGCGGAGCTTTCATCGTCGTCGGTTTCTTTAGTTTTTTCTTTTTTGCCTAAGATATTCTTATCATTGCAAGCATTGGTCGGCTACGTTGGTGCGTCGCTGTTTGCCAGCGCATTCTTTTTGCTGGTGTTTTTTGCGGCATTAACGTCGCAGGTATCGATTTTGCAAGTGCCTATTTCAGCGTTTCAGGATGAACTAAAATTCAGTCGCTTTAAAAGTGTGTTAGCGCTCGGGCTATGTGCTGGGCTGTTAGTGATCGCGTCTACCGTTTCATTTGGCATGAGTTCATTCTTTACAGAATTTGTTAGTTACGCAGGGCAAACAAAATCGTTTTTCGATGTGATTATCGACATCTTTTACGAGACTATCTTGCCATTGAACGGGTTTATAATTTGCCTGTTTGTGGTCTACAAGTGGCGACGTAGTGATTTCAATGATGAGATGTCAATTGGCGATGAAGCGTTTGATAAGTCACTTACTAAAAAATACGTGAATCTGGCACTGGGTACATTTGTGCCAGCCATACTGCTGTTTGTGTTTGTGAGTACGGTGCTGCTTAAGTTTTTTGGTGTTAGTGTTATCTAA
- the smpB gene encoding SsrA-binding protein SmpB — MAKPKKAQSNTIATNKKARFDFFIEEDFEAGLVLEGWEVKSMRAGRVQLKESYVTIHKGELFLHGAHISPLNSASTHIIADPVRKRKLLMKGFEISRLIGQVERAGYTIAPLDLYWSRGRAKLKIGLAKGKKQHDKRATIKERDWKREQHRVLKGGS, encoded by the coding sequence ATGGCAAAGCCAAAGAAAGCCCAGTCTAATACAATCGCGACCAATAAGAAGGCACGTTTTGATTTCTTCATAGAAGAGGATTTTGAGGCGGGCCTCGTGCTGGAAGGTTGGGAAGTCAAAAGTATGCGTGCTGGTCGAGTGCAACTCAAAGAGAGCTACGTCACCATTCATAAAGGCGAGCTGTTCTTACATGGGGCACATATTTCTCCACTAAACTCGGCGTCTACGCACATTATCGCCGACCCCGTTCGCAAACGTAAGTTGCTGATGAAAGGCTTTGAAATCAGCCGCTTAATCGGCCAAGTAGAACGTGCCGGCTATACCATTGCACCACTAGATTTATATTGGTCGCGCGGTCGCGCCAAGCTAAAAATTGGACTCGCAAAGGGCAAGAAGCAACACGATAAACGCGCCACGATCAAAGAACGTGATTGGAAGCGTGAACAACACCGAGTATTGAAAGGCGGCAGCTAA
- a CDS encoding sodium-dependent transporter, which translates to MTVENQSNQGDLPRSRPKWGSYPAFLLATIGSSIGLGNVWRFPSELGVHGGTFLYLYLISVALVAFPLILAELWIGRVGQGNPVASVRSIAETEHRSGLWQVIGWLGILTSFLIFSFYSVVASWILFYLMSSISGAFVDMPAEIVQNSFGALLRNTDQMLIWHSVFVLLVVLVLSRDVRHGLERSVRFLMPVFIGILVWLALYATEVGDYQTAYDFMFGFDASRINAEMIVSALTQALFSLSIGIGILIMYGSYLSQDKPLFLGAGSIMLFDTGIALLMSVTIFSIVFAFGMQPDSGFGLIFETLPVAFAQMTENGVWWSSAFFCLLLVAALTSGFALLEPTIAFLVDRLSMTRRIAAWLVGAGAWLLGLLSVYSFSELRFSFYYFGTERQDGFFDLLSLLSIHILLPLTALLIALFAGWRMPTISDRDGLKQKPFMSYRVWRLCICYLAPTIIAVVLLLVLFFPG; encoded by the coding sequence GTGACAGTAGAAAATCAAAGCAATCAGGGCGACTTGCCCCGATCTCGACCTAAATGGGGGTCGTACCCAGCATTTTTGTTGGCTACGATTGGCTCATCCATCGGTTTGGGGAATGTGTGGCGATTTCCGTCAGAATTAGGTGTGCATGGTGGCACCTTTTTGTATCTGTACTTAATCAGTGTTGCGCTGGTGGCGTTTCCTCTAATTCTCGCTGAGCTTTGGATTGGTCGGGTTGGACAAGGGAATCCCGTAGCCAGTGTTCGTTCAATTGCCGAAACCGAGCATCGCTCAGGACTCTGGCAAGTTATTGGTTGGTTGGGGATACTTACTAGTTTCCTGATTTTTTCATTTTACAGCGTGGTGGCAAGCTGGATTCTGTTTTACCTAATGAGCTCTATTTCTGGGGCTTTTGTCGATATGCCGGCTGAAATAGTACAGAACTCGTTTGGCGCTTTGTTGCGCAACACCGACCAAATGCTTATCTGGCATAGCGTCTTTGTGTTGCTGGTTGTGTTGGTATTATCGCGCGACGTGCGGCATGGTTTAGAGCGATCAGTGCGGTTTTTGATGCCGGTGTTTATTGGGATACTTGTATGGTTGGCGCTGTACGCAACCGAAGTTGGTGATTATCAAACAGCCTATGACTTTATGTTTGGCTTTGATGCTAGTCGTATTAATGCCGAGATGATCGTGAGTGCTCTGACTCAAGCGTTGTTTTCTCTAAGTATTGGAATTGGCATATTAATTATGTACGGGTCTTATTTGAGCCAAGATAAGCCTTTGTTTCTAGGCGCAGGTTCAATTATGTTGTTCGATACCGGTATCGCATTGCTAATGAGCGTCACTATATTTTCGATTGTGTTTGCTTTCGGAATGCAACCCGATTCAGGGTTTGGTCTGATTTTTGAGACTTTGCCGGTCGCTTTTGCGCAGATGACAGAGAATGGTGTTTGGTGGAGTAGTGCGTTTTTCTGTTTGTTGTTGGTGGCTGCATTAACGTCGGGGTTTGCTTTGCTGGAGCCGACGATTGCATTTTTGGTCGATCGTTTATCAATGACGCGACGAATTGCCGCTTGGCTGGTGGGGGCAGGTGCTTGGTTGTTGGGCTTGTTGTCGGTTTACTCATTTAGCGAATTGCGTTTCAGTTTCTATTACTTTGGGACCGAGCGGCAAGATGGTTTTTTTGATTTGCTGAGCTTGTTGTCAATTCATATTCTATTGCCCTTAACAGCGTTGTTGATCGCGCTGTTTGCTGGTTGGCGAATGCCAACAATTAGCGATCGCGATGGACTCAAACAAAAGCCGTTTATGAGTTATCGTGTGTGGCGCTTGTGTATTTGTTATCTTGCTCCGACTATAATTGCCGTTGTGCTATTACTCGTGCTGTTTTTTCCTGGTTAG
- a CDS encoding type II toxin-antitoxin system RatA family toxin yields MKVSRSALLPYSAAQMFDVIADVRSYPAFLNWCDGMEILDESHEEVVAKLVIAYSKLKFSFTTRNLMQRHESVAMTLVKGPFSNLQGEWLITTLNDTACKVSLDMEFEFESTLTQKVFGGVFQSVIAAQLDAFHNRAKQLYGV; encoded by the coding sequence ATGAAGGTTTCTCGTTCCGCATTATTGCCCTATAGCGCCGCTCAGATGTTCGATGTCATCGCTGATGTTCGGTCGTATCCTGCGTTCCTAAACTGGTGCGATGGCATGGAAATTCTTGATGAGTCGCATGAAGAGGTGGTTGCCAAATTAGTCATTGCTTATAGTAAGCTAAAGTTTTCTTTCACCACTCGTAACTTGATGCAGCGTCATGAGTCGGTTGCTATGACCTTAGTAAAAGGACCATTTTCGAACTTGCAGGGCGAATGGCTAATCACCACATTGAATGACACCGCATGCAAAGTGTCGCTAGATATGGAATTTGAATTTGAGAGCACTCTAACTCAAAAGGTCTTCGGCGGTGTTTTTCAAAGCGTCATCGCTGCGCAACTTGATGCGTTTCATAATCGCGCTAAACAACTGTATGGAGTTTAA
- a CDS encoding RnfH family protein — MHNIDVAIVYATAEQQWIFETQVARGTSAGDLLMMSGFLQKVPDLDGRAVSDLSLGVYAQKVTDDHLLQPNDRVEIYRPLLADPKEVRRQLALVGKTMGKN; from the coding sequence ATGCATAATATTGACGTCGCTATTGTCTACGCAACGGCTGAGCAGCAGTGGATATTTGAGACTCAAGTTGCACGCGGCACCAGTGCCGGTGACTTGCTTATGATGTCCGGATTCTTGCAAAAGGTACCAGACTTAGATGGTCGCGCGGTTAGTGATTTATCGCTTGGTGTGTATGCGCAAAAAGTGACCGACGATCACTTGCTGCAACCTAATGATCGAGTTGAAATTTATCGGCCCTTACTGGCTGACCCAAAGGAAGTGAGGCGCCAACTGGCATTGGTCGGTAAAACTATGGGGAAAAATTAG
- a CDS encoding Crp/Fnr family transcriptional regulator, with protein sequence MEMIEERRQKFDAIRSCPWFAVLPDTAIHTLVDRSQIRPYRSGQYLYMVGEVQRHLYCVMNGRIRINVVSSRGQEFVMANLRRGSWVGEASIVESCSRTLEAKVDEPGEMLLLPAAAVTALTKQYPLIYRCLFHETISRSKLISELMADMLFLPLKSRLAGRLLWLAENHGDVTSRGIVLKMKLSQGDFANMVMGSRQRVNKAIREWVADGVVARQGDYYLIHDIDPLLECYRARDVD encoded by the coding sequence ATGGAGATGATAGAAGAAAGGCGGCAGAAATTTGACGCCATTCGTAGTTGCCCTTGGTTTGCCGTGTTGCCCGATACCGCTATTCATACGCTGGTTGATCGCTCGCAGATCAGGCCATATCGAAGCGGTCAATATTTATATATGGTCGGCGAAGTTCAACGACACTTATATTGTGTAATGAACGGTCGAATACGAATCAACGTGGTGAGTAGTCGCGGTCAGGAATTTGTTATGGCTAACTTGCGGCGAGGCTCATGGGTAGGCGAGGCGTCTATTGTAGAGAGCTGTTCTCGCACGCTTGAAGCCAAAGTTGATGAACCCGGCGAGATGCTGTTACTGCCGGCCGCTGCGGTTACTGCGCTTACCAAACAATATCCGTTGATCTATCGGTGCCTATTTCACGAAACCATATCGCGCTCTAAGTTAATTTCCGAATTAATGGCAGACATGCTGTTCCTGCCGTTAAAGTCGCGTTTAGCCGGCCGCTTACTTTGGCTGGCGGAAAATCATGGGGATGTTACTTCACGAGGTATCGTACTGAAAATGAAATTGAGCCAAGGTGACTTTGCCAATATGGTTATGGGGTCGCGTCAGCGCGTCAACAAAGCGATTCGCGAATGGGTTGCTGATGGCGTGGTTGCGCGCCAAGGTGATTATTATTTAATCCATGACATTGACCCGCTGCTTGAGTGTTATAGAGCTAGGGATGTTGACTAA